The nucleotide sequence TGACTCCCCTCGACGGCGGCACCCTCGTCAGCATCGTGATCACCTACCCGGATCGTGAGACTCGCGATGCGGCCCTCGGCACCGGCATGGTCGGTGGCATGGAGAGCAGCTACGCGCGTCTAGAAGGCCTCCTGGCCGGCGGTGGGGAGGTCGTCCACTAGGGTTGACGACATGTCTGAGGCACACGACACGACGACGGTGACGGTCCGCGGTGCGGGCGCGACTGTGGCGATCGATGTGGCCCCCGATTGTCCGGAGCTGGCCGAGGCGGTGCGCCGGGCGTGGTCGCGAGCCACGATCTCCGACATCCCCATCGCCCGCGTCTCGGCCGCCCTTACGACCGATCCCACCCGCGCGGACGTCACCGGCACTGACCTGCACCACGTCATGGAGCGGCTCACGCAGCGGGTGACGATGCAGATCCTGACCGCGGAGATCGGGCGTCTCCTTCTCTTCCACGCGGCGGCCCTGGCGGACCCCGTCTCCGGTCGCTCGGTCGTGTTCGTCGCGCCCAGTCACGCAGGCAAGACCACCGTCGCGCAAACGCTGGGAGACCAGTTCGCCTACCTGACCGACGAGACGGTCGCCATCGACGACGATCTGCGCATCCTGCCCTACCCGAAACCGCTGTCGGTCCGGTTCAGCCCCGAGAAGCGCCGCGAGCTCAGCGCCGACGAGCTGGGCCTCCACGCCGCGCCGGCCAGGCCGACCGTCGCACGCCTTGTCGTCCTGCGACGCTCCGACGATCATGACGGTCAGCCGCAGGCGACCGAGCTCGACGACTTCGACGCCATCGTGGCGCTCGTCGGGGAGACGTCGTCGCTGGCCAAGCTCGACCGACCGCTCCACCGACTCGCCGACCTCATCACCGGAACCGGACCGGTCGTCGAGTTCCGCTACCGCGAGGCAGAGTCGCTCCGCCCCCTCGTCGCCGGGCTGGTGGCGCTGTGAGGATCACCCTGATTCCCCCGCTGGACCGCCTCGACCGCGACGACCGGTCGCTCCTGCTCTACGACGGCACGCTGCTCAGCCTCGGGCCGATCGGCGCCGCCGTCACGAAGTTCGCGGTCGACGGGATCGGGTTCGACGAGCTCCTGGACCTGATGCTCGACCTGTTCGGCCCGCCCGACGGCGACGCCCGAGCCTTTCTCGGCGCCGCGGTGGACGAGCTCGTCGCATCCCACGTCCTGCAGGTGGTGACTGACTAGGACGCGAGTTCGTCGGCGATGTCGGAGACGAGAGCGTCGACGTCGGGTCGCCCCTCGACCGGGCCGCCGGCCAGCAGCCCGTCCGCGCCCAGCAGCACCGCGGCGGGCAGGCGCTGGAGCTCCAGCAGCCGCGTCACGGTCCCCTCGGGGTCGACGAGGCCGGCTTCCGCGTCGGGGAACCGCGACACCAGTTCGACGTCCACTCGACCGCCGAGCCGCTCCCGCATGCGCGGCAGCTCGCCGGCGAGCCCATGGCAGCCTCCGCAGGCCGGCCGGACCCAGATCAGCAGCTGGGCACGGGGAGCCGCGAGTTCGCGCAGGGTCACGGGGACCCCGGCGCGCTCGAGGTACGCGAACGGGATGGGGGTGCGCAGGTACTCGCCCTCCTCGCCGGCGGTGTCCTCCGCGGTGTCGCGAACCTCGTCCACGGGGGAGAACCCGGCAGCCAGCCACGCCACGGCGCCGACGACCGCGGCGCCCAGCAGCCACCACGCGGCGGTCGGCGAGGTCCACACCGCGGCAGCGACCGGAGAACCGTCGACGATCGTCCAGACGACGGTTCCGCACGCGGCGCCCAGCAACATGACGTTGCGAGCGAGTGAGCCGCGCGTCACCTGGGCCGAGCCCCACCGGCCGAAACACGCGCAGGAGACCCGCTCCTCGAAGCCGAGGGCGCGGCCGATCAGCACGGTGTAGGCCGCCATCAGGACGGTGGCCGCCGCCGCGAGGACGGTGGCCAGCGGGGCGGGGGCAAAGAGCAGACCGAGGCCCATCAGGATCTCCGCCCACGGCAACGCGAGCCGCTGCGGCCGACCGGCGAGCGCCCTCGGCACCCGCAGGTCCACAAACGCCGACGCCACATCCGAGGGGGCGGCGAGCTTCGTCGCCCCGCTGATCACCAGGACGGCTGCGACGAGCGCGACGAGCGTCAGCAGGGGCTCAAACACCCCGCCAGCGTAGTAGGCGGGGTCGAGGGGTCGCACGGCACGCCTGGACCATGCCCGGGCCCGTCGCCATAGACTCGGCCCGTGGGATTCGGAAGGGGGATGCGATGAGGTACTCGCCCGATGTCCCCGTGTCGACCCGGGTGCACTTCACGCATGCTGTCCTGCAGTTTCTCGCGGACGAGGCGGGAGTCAGGCTGCTCCACATCAAGGGGCCCGCCCTCGATCCGGCACTGCTGCAGCGCTCCGAGGTCGGGACGCCTCTTCTCCGCCAGTCCACCGACGCCGACATCCTCGTCGACCCCCGGCGGGCATCGGACTTCCTCGCCCGGCTCACGGAGCGCAGGTTCCGCCGGGTGGCCGGTTTCGCCACGGGGTCGCCGTTCGGGCACGCCGCGACGATCTGGGCGGACGACCTCGGATATGCCGACGTGCACCGCTTCTTCCCGGGAGTCGGGATCCCCGCGGACGAGGCATTCGAGGCGCTCTGGGCCGATCGGGACACCATGATGCTGGCTGGCAGGGCATGTCCCGTCCCGAGCCTCGACGCCCAGCGGCTCATCATCCTCCTCCACGCCGCCCGCGGCGGTGGCCGAGGAGCCAACGACAGGGAGATCGCCTGGGAAGGCGCGACGGCGCAGGAGCGCTGGCGCGTGCGCGACCTCGCCGGCGCCTTCGGCGCCGTGGTGCCGCTGGCGGCGGCCATCGGCGAGCTCGACCGGCACGCCGAGGCTCCCGAGTATGACCTCTGGGACCACTTCGCCAACAACCCCGGGCACACCCGCACCGAGGAGTGGCGGGCCAGGTTCCGCGCCGCCCGCACCGTCCGGGAGAAGGCCACTGTCGTGTGGCGCTCTGCGATGGTCAACACCGATCACCTCGCCATGGAACTCGGCCGGCCGCCCAGCCGACGCGAGGTCGCGGCAGCGTGGTTCGCCCGGATCCGACGCGCCATCGACGAGCGGAGGGGCAAATGAGGTACCGCCTCCATCCGGACGCAGCCTGGCTGCCCGAGGACGACCGCGTCTACGCGATGGCGCTGCCCGACGGGGACTTCGTGGCGCTGGAGGGCACCGCCGCCGTGATCTTCTTGGACGTGGCCGCAGGTGGCGACCCTGTCGAGGAGGGTGTGCAGCGGTGGGGTGAGCTGGCCCGCGACGGGGTCGCCGGTTTCCTCGCGGAACTGATCGCCCGCAGACTCGTGGCTGAGGTCGACGACACGCAGCCTCGTGCGGAGACCACCGCGGGCGACGGGTTCTCGATCCTGTTCGTCTGCACCGCGAACATCTGCCGCTCGTCCTACGCCGAACTCGCGGCGAGGGCCAGAGACGTGCCGGGCATCTCGTTCGCCTCCGCCGGGACGCACGCGCTCGTCGGCCACCCTGTCGACCCCCCGATGGCCGAGGAACTGCGGCGCCGGGGCCTCGACCCGTCCACGCACGCGGCGCAGCAACTCACCGGCACACTCGTCGAGGCCGCCGACCTGGTGCTCGTGATGTCACCCAGGCACCGGTCGTTCATCCTGGAGGAGTGGCCCGGGGCGTCGCGGAAGACGTTCCTGGTCGGGCACGCGGCCCGCGTCGCTCGGGACCTTCCCGACGACCTGGCGCGAGAGGACCTGCCGGCGCTGCTCTGGGACTCCCGCACCTCGGGACACGGCGAGGCGGTCGACGACCCGTTCGGGAAGGGGCGGGCAGCGGCAAGGGCATGCGCCGAGCGGATCGACATCTTCGTCGCTGACATACTGGAGGCGCTGGACCGCCGCAGAAGGAGATGAGATGGCTGACGACCAACGCGTGAGCCTGTTCGACGACTCCGAGGACGGATCGGTCTCGACGGATCAGACCGAGCCGCGGAGGAAGCGGCTGCGCGATCGGTGGCTGCTGCTCAGCGTCGTCGGCCTGCTGGTCCTGCTGCTCGGCACCGCGGCCGGAGTCGTCGGCTGGTATGGCAAGTCGATCTACGACGCCCTCGACTCCGTCGACCGCCAGCCGAGCATGCTGCCTTCCCAGAACCGCCCCTCCCCCGTCGCCACGCCCGAAGGCCAGGACCACGCGCCGGTCAACCTGGTGCTGATGGGCACCGACCAGCGTGCGGGCGAGACGGCGCGCGGCCGCTCGGACGTGCTGATGATCCTCCACATCCCCGCAGACCGGAAGAAGGTCTACATCATCAGCGTGCCGCGCGACTACTGGGTGAGCATCCCCGGGCGCGGGACGGCCAAGATCAACGCCGCGTACTCGTGGGGAGGCCCCGCACTGACGCTGGCGACGCTCGAGTCGCTGCTCGACGTACCGATGGACCACGTCGCGCTGATCAACTTCGAGGGCTTCGTCGAGGTCATCGACACCCTCGGTGGCATCGCGGTCTACAACAGGCACGACTCGACGATCGACGGCACGCATTTCCCCGTCGGCGAGGTCGAGCTCGACGGGCAGACG is from Tessaracoccus palaemonis and encodes:
- a CDS encoding MauE/DoxX family redox-associated membrane protein; this translates as MFEPLLTLVALVAAVLVISGATKLAAPSDVASAFVDLRVPRALAGRPQRLALPWAEILMGLGLLFAPAPLATVLAAAATVLMAAYTVLIGRALGFEERVSCACFGRWGSAQVTRGSLARNVMLLGAACGTVVWTIVDGSPVAAAVWTSPTAAWWLLGAAVVGAVAWLAAGFSPVDEVRDTAEDTAGEEGEYLRTPIPFAYLERAGVPVTLRELAAPRAQLLIWVRPACGGCHGLAGELPRMRERLGGRVDVELVSRFPDAEAGLVDPEGTVTRLLELQRLPAAVLLGADGLLAGGPVEGRPDVDALVSDIADELAS
- a CDS encoding nucleotidyltransferase family protein; this encodes MRYSPDVPVSTRVHFTHAVLQFLADEAGVRLLHIKGPALDPALLQRSEVGTPLLRQSTDADILVDPRRASDFLARLTERRFRRVAGFATGSPFGHAATIWADDLGYADVHRFFPGVGIPADEAFEALWADRDTMMLAGRACPVPSLDAQRLIILLHAARGGGRGANDREIAWEGATAQERWRVRDLAGAFGAVVPLAAAIGELDRHAEAPEYDLWDHFANNPGHTRTEEWRARFRAARTVREKATVVWRSAMVNTDHLAMELGRPPSRREVAAAWFARIRRAIDERRGK
- a CDS encoding arsenate reductase/protein-tyrosine-phosphatase family protein, whose translation is MRYRLHPDAAWLPEDDRVYAMALPDGDFVALEGTAAVIFLDVAAGGDPVEEGVQRWGELARDGVAGFLAELIARRLVAEVDDTQPRAETTAGDGFSILFVCTANICRSSYAELAARARDVPGISFASAGTHALVGHPVDPPMAEELRRRGLDPSTHAAQQLTGTLVEAADLVLVMSPRHRSFILEEWPGASRKTFLVGHAARVARDLPDDLAREDLPALLWDSRTSGHGEAVDDPFGKGRAAARACAERIDIFVADILEALDRRRRR
- a CDS encoding LCP family protein, whose protein sequence is MADDQRVSLFDDSEDGSVSTDQTEPRRKRLRDRWLLLSVVGLLVLLLGTAAGVVGWYGKSIYDALDSVDRQPSMLPSQNRPSPVATPEGQDHAPVNLVLMGTDQRAGETARGRSDVLMILHIPADRKKVYIISVPRDYWVSIPGRGTAKINAAYSWGGPALTLATLESLLDVPMDHVALINFEGFVEVIDTLGGIAVYNRHDSTIDGTHFPVGEVELDGQTALKFVRNRYGLPNGDLDRAERQRDVIKAVIEKLVSADVLTDPVRFNEAIVELGSQFTVDDTFTSQEMVDLGLSMRITGGSDVVSLQAPTAGFGTSSDGQSYVAVDTDGLADLAEALRNDTMDAFAGSQ